One window of Papaver somniferum cultivar HN1 chromosome 9, ASM357369v1, whole genome shotgun sequence genomic DNA carries:
- the LOC113308053 gene encoding type I inositol polyphosphate 5-phosphatase 10-like isoform X2 yields MSLSIEFFRIFVATWNVGGKAPHTGLDLDKILHVEDKSDIYVLGFQEIVPLNAGNVLVIEDNQPAAKWLSLINNSLNEPQLADNSDRTSTSSAPGSSYAHTFDRKSVGSRHTKQYSSGFPFFYKPSLRRVSKNFRTQKKRRLKTCNCAVELDRQFTYQENYLFEQNSSSEDDEDGTRSVRMTTISSPPSSNQPKYSLIVCKQMVGIFVTIWVRKELVQHIGHLRVSCIGRGILGYLGNKGCISVSMTLHQTSFCFIGSHLASGEKEGDEIRRNSDVIEILKSIQFPKICKKAGCRIPEKILDHDRIIWLGDLNYRIALSYTETRKLLQEYDWEALLQKDQLRIERDAGRVFKGWKEGKIYFAPTYKYSIDSDAYSGESVKSKEKRRTPAWCDRILWNGNGIEQLSYVRGESKFSDHRPVCAVFMTEVVVLDGRASSSTLFHNSRPKVEEAVSRTCSNRLVELNEITWMHAHWASKFPRRKNIVHHFQDA; encoded by the exons ATGTCTTTAAGCATTGAATTCTTCCG AATTTTTGTAGCAACATGGAACGTCGGGGGAAAAGCTCCTCATACTGGTCTGGATCTTGATAAAATTCTGCACGTTGAAGATAAATCTGACATTTATGTTTTAGG TTTTCAGGAAATAGTACCATTGAATGCAGGAAATGTTCTCGTTATAGAAGACAATCAGCCTGCAGCAAAATGGTTATCCCTAATCAACAATAGCCTAAACGAGCCTCAGTTAGCTGACAACTCTGACCGAACAAGCACCTCGTCTGCACCGGGTTCTTCCTATGCCCATACTTTCGACAGAAAGTCCGTTGGTTCCAGACATACAAAACAATATAGTAGCGGTTTTCCATTCTTTTATAAGCCTTCTCTCAGAAGAGTAAGTAAGAATTTCAGGACCCAGAAAAAGAGACGGCTAAAGACTTGTAACTGCGCAGTGGAATTGGACAGGCAGTTTACGTATCAAGAGAACTATCTTTTTGAACAGAACTCTTcgtcagaagatgatgaagatggtaCACGTAGCGTTAGGATGACAACAATTTCATCTCCTCCTTCTAGCAACCAACCAAAGTATAGCCTGATTGTGTGCAAGCAAATGGTTGGAATTTTTGTTACCATATGGGTGAGGAAAGAACTTGTCCAACACATTGGTCACCTCAGAGTTTCTTGTATTGGGCGTGGGATATTGGGTTATCTTGGAAATAAG GGCTGTATATCTGTTAGCATGACTTTGCATCAGACAAGCTTCTGTTTTATAGGAAGTCACTTAGCTTCTGGAGAGAAAGAAGGAGATGAGATTAGAAGAAATTCTGATGTTATAGAAATCTTAAAGTCTATCCAATTTCCAAAGATTTGCAAAAAGGCTGGTTGTAGGATTCCAGAAAAGATTCTTGACCATGA TCGTATCATATGGTTGGGCGACTTGAATTACCGGATTGCATTGAGTTACACGGAAACAAGAAAACTTCTACAGGAGTATGACTGGGAAGCACTACTGCAAAAAGATCAG cTTAGAATTGAAAGAGATGCCGGACGAGTATTCAAGGGATGGAAAGAAGGAAAAATTTATTTCGCGCCCACATATAAATACTCAATAGATTCAGATGCTTATTCTGGAGAATCTGTAAAATCGAAAGAGAAGAGGAGAACTCCTGCATG GTGTGATCGAATACTATGGAATGGAAACGGAATTGAACAACTATCCTATGTGCGAGGGGAATCAAAGTTTTCTGATCACCGACCTGTATGTGCAGTATTTATGACAGAGGTGGTGGTTCTCGATGGAAGAGCATCAAGCAGCACATTATTTCATAATTCTCGTCCCAAAGTTGAAGAAGCTGTATCTCGCACTTGCAGCAATAGACTTGTTGAGTTGAATGAGAT CACCTGGATGCACGCACACTGGGCATCAAAATTTCCAAGGCGCAAGAACATTGTTCACCATTTTCAGGATGCCTAA
- the LOC113308054 gene encoding uncharacterized protein LOC113308054, whose protein sequence is MSVHHHTRDSSIIEFSKTDSNSNEKAKSVIESLALIIDPLPSSLINSDTPAFSLLHDSHLAETISSHLKQPDSGAGDNNLCRWLYDTFQSSDPNLQTVVLRFLPIIAGLYLSRAGLRKSLAGFEAILLALYAHETTFRGGQPITVNVPDLSHSSIYHETRATGKNNSTELNLAILSPSLEPHGTVRSTKRARIIGVALELYHSRISLMPIPSKIEFCEFCVIWAGYENDGISSEYITDENVKEKYLGQDGGGNGDAGSGTSSSDEIVGLTENKEEKYEKKEGRIPLPWELLQPALRILGHCLMGPVESKELKEAALAASRSLYARALHDVNPQAILATGSLLRIGNMTMNSVPESDPTEISDFNKPIITL, encoded by the coding sequence atgtcTGTCCACCACCACACGAGAGACAGTTCTATAATCGAATTCTCAAAAACAGATTCAAATTCAAATGAGAAAGCAAAATCAGTAATTGAATCACTCGCTCTCATAATCGATCCTCTTCCTTCATCTCTCATTAACTCAGACACTCCAGCTTTTTCTCTGCTCCATGACTCTCACCTTGCTGAAACAATATCTTCTCATCTCAAGCAACCTGATTCGGGCGCCGGTGATAACAATCTTTGCCGTTGGCTTTACGATACGTTTCAATCTTCTGATCCAAATCTGCAAACTGTAGTACTAAGATTTTTACCTATTATAGCAGGGCTTTACCTTTCTCGAGCTGGTCTACGAAAGTCCCTGGCGGGGTTTGAAGCTATTTTATTAGCTTTGTATGCTCATGAGACGACGTTTCGTGGTGGCCAGCCGATAACAGTAAATGTTCCGGATTTATCACATTCAAGTATTTATCATGAAACTAGAGCGACGGGTAAAAATAACTCGACGGAGCTGAACTTGGCGATTTTGTCACCGAGTTTAGAACCGCATGGAACGGTTAGATCGACTAAAAGAGCTAGGATTATTGGTGTTGCATTAGAATTATATCATAGTAGAATATCATTGATGCCCATTCCTTCTAAGATTGAATTTTGTGAGTTTTGTGTGATTTGGGCTGGTTATGAAAATGATGGAATCAGTAGTGAATATATTACTGATGAAAACGTTAAAGAGAAATATTTAGGCCAagatggtggtggtaatggtgatGCTGGTTCCGGTACTTCTTCTAGTGACGAAATCGTTGGGTTGACAGAGAATAAAGAAGAGAAATACGAGAAGAAAGAAGGCAGAATTCCTTTACCATGGGAACTTCTTCAACCTGCTTTGAGGATTTTGGGCCATTGTTTAATGGGCCCAGTCGAGTCGAAAGAACTGAAAGAAGCTGCACTGGCAGCATCTAGGAGCCTATATGCTAGAGCATTGCATGATGTGAATCCTCAAGCGATTCTTGCGACAGGAAGTCTTCTAAGGATTGGGAATATGACAATGAATTCAGTCCCAGAATCTGATCCTACTGAAATATCGGATTTTAATAAACCTATTATCACCCTCTAA
- the LOC113308053 gene encoding type I inositol polyphosphate 5-phosphatase 10-like isoform X3: MERRGKSSSYCFQEIVPLNAGNVLVIEDNQPAAKWLSLINNSLNEPQLADNSDRTSTSSAPGSSYAHTFDRKSVGSRHTKQYSSGFPFFYKPSLRRVSKNFRTQKKRRLKTCNCAVELDRQFTYQENYLFEQNSSSEDDEDGTRSVRMTTISSPPSSNQPKYSLIVCKQMVGIFVTIWVRKELVQHIGHLRVSCIGRGILGYLGNKGCISVSMTLHQTSFCFIGSHLASGEKEGDEIRRNSDVIEILKSIQFPKICKKAGCRIPEKILDHDRIIWLGDLNYRIALSYTETRKLLQEYDWEALLQKDQLRIERDAGRVFKGWKEGKIYFAPTYKYSIDSDAYSGESVKSKEKRRTPAWCDRILWNGNGIEQLSYVRGESKFSDHRPVCAVFMTEVVVLDGRASSSTLFHNSRPKVEEAVSRTCSNRLVELNEISTWMHAHWASKFPRRKNIVHHFQDA; this comes from the exons ATGGAACGTCGGGGGAAAAGCTCCTCATACTG TTTTCAGGAAATAGTACCATTGAATGCAGGAAATGTTCTCGTTATAGAAGACAATCAGCCTGCAGCAAAATGGTTATCCCTAATCAACAATAGCCTAAACGAGCCTCAGTTAGCTGACAACTCTGACCGAACAAGCACCTCGTCTGCACCGGGTTCTTCCTATGCCCATACTTTCGACAGAAAGTCCGTTGGTTCCAGACATACAAAACAATATAGTAGCGGTTTTCCATTCTTTTATAAGCCTTCTCTCAGAAGAGTAAGTAAGAATTTCAGGACCCAGAAAAAGAGACGGCTAAAGACTTGTAACTGCGCAGTGGAATTGGACAGGCAGTTTACGTATCAAGAGAACTATCTTTTTGAACAGAACTCTTcgtcagaagatgatgaagatggtaCACGTAGCGTTAGGATGACAACAATTTCATCTCCTCCTTCTAGCAACCAACCAAAGTATAGCCTGATTGTGTGCAAGCAAATGGTTGGAATTTTTGTTACCATATGGGTGAGGAAAGAACTTGTCCAACACATTGGTCACCTCAGAGTTTCTTGTATTGGGCGTGGGATATTGGGTTATCTTGGAAATAAG GGCTGTATATCTGTTAGCATGACTTTGCATCAGACAAGCTTCTGTTTTATAGGAAGTCACTTAGCTTCTGGAGAGAAAGAAGGAGATGAGATTAGAAGAAATTCTGATGTTATAGAAATCTTAAAGTCTATCCAATTTCCAAAGATTTGCAAAAAGGCTGGTTGTAGGATTCCAGAAAAGATTCTTGACCATGA TCGTATCATATGGTTGGGCGACTTGAATTACCGGATTGCATTGAGTTACACGGAAACAAGAAAACTTCTACAGGAGTATGACTGGGAAGCACTACTGCAAAAAGATCAG cTTAGAATTGAAAGAGATGCCGGACGAGTATTCAAGGGATGGAAAGAAGGAAAAATTTATTTCGCGCCCACATATAAATACTCAATAGATTCAGATGCTTATTCTGGAGAATCTGTAAAATCGAAAGAGAAGAGGAGAACTCCTGCATG GTGTGATCGAATACTATGGAATGGAAACGGAATTGAACAACTATCCTATGTGCGAGGGGAATCAAAGTTTTCTGATCACCGACCTGTATGTGCAGTATTTATGACAGAGGTGGTGGTTCTCGATGGAAGAGCATCAAGCAGCACATTATTTCATAATTCTCGTCCCAAAGTTGAAGAAGCTGTATCTCGCACTTGCAGCAATAGACTTGTTGAGTTGAATGAGAT CAGCACCTGGATGCACGCACACTGGGCATCAAAATTTCCAAGGCGCAAGAACATTGTTCACCATTTTCAGGATGCCTAA
- the LOC113308053 gene encoding type I inositol polyphosphate 5-phosphatase 10-like isoform X1, which produces MSLSIEFFRIFVATWNVGGKAPHTGLDLDKILHVEDKSDIYVLGFQEIVPLNAGNVLVIEDNQPAAKWLSLINNSLNEPQLADNSDRTSTSSAPGSSYAHTFDRKSVGSRHTKQYSSGFPFFYKPSLRRVSKNFRTQKKRRLKTCNCAVELDRQFTYQENYLFEQNSSSEDDEDGTRSVRMTTISSPPSSNQPKYSLIVCKQMVGIFVTIWVRKELVQHIGHLRVSCIGRGILGYLGNKGCISVSMTLHQTSFCFIGSHLASGEKEGDEIRRNSDVIEILKSIQFPKICKKAGCRIPEKILDHDRIIWLGDLNYRIALSYTETRKLLQEYDWEALLQKDQLRIERDAGRVFKGWKEGKIYFAPTYKYSIDSDAYSGESVKSKEKRRTPAWCDRILWNGNGIEQLSYVRGESKFSDHRPVCAVFMTEVVVLDGRASSSTLFHNSRPKVEEAVSRTCSNRLVELNEISTWMHAHWASKFPRRKNIVHHFQDA; this is translated from the exons ATGTCTTTAAGCATTGAATTCTTCCG AATTTTTGTAGCAACATGGAACGTCGGGGGAAAAGCTCCTCATACTGGTCTGGATCTTGATAAAATTCTGCACGTTGAAGATAAATCTGACATTTATGTTTTAGG TTTTCAGGAAATAGTACCATTGAATGCAGGAAATGTTCTCGTTATAGAAGACAATCAGCCTGCAGCAAAATGGTTATCCCTAATCAACAATAGCCTAAACGAGCCTCAGTTAGCTGACAACTCTGACCGAACAAGCACCTCGTCTGCACCGGGTTCTTCCTATGCCCATACTTTCGACAGAAAGTCCGTTGGTTCCAGACATACAAAACAATATAGTAGCGGTTTTCCATTCTTTTATAAGCCTTCTCTCAGAAGAGTAAGTAAGAATTTCAGGACCCAGAAAAAGAGACGGCTAAAGACTTGTAACTGCGCAGTGGAATTGGACAGGCAGTTTACGTATCAAGAGAACTATCTTTTTGAACAGAACTCTTcgtcagaagatgatgaagatggtaCACGTAGCGTTAGGATGACAACAATTTCATCTCCTCCTTCTAGCAACCAACCAAAGTATAGCCTGATTGTGTGCAAGCAAATGGTTGGAATTTTTGTTACCATATGGGTGAGGAAAGAACTTGTCCAACACATTGGTCACCTCAGAGTTTCTTGTATTGGGCGTGGGATATTGGGTTATCTTGGAAATAAG GGCTGTATATCTGTTAGCATGACTTTGCATCAGACAAGCTTCTGTTTTATAGGAAGTCACTTAGCTTCTGGAGAGAAAGAAGGAGATGAGATTAGAAGAAATTCTGATGTTATAGAAATCTTAAAGTCTATCCAATTTCCAAAGATTTGCAAAAAGGCTGGTTGTAGGATTCCAGAAAAGATTCTTGACCATGA TCGTATCATATGGTTGGGCGACTTGAATTACCGGATTGCATTGAGTTACACGGAAACAAGAAAACTTCTACAGGAGTATGACTGGGAAGCACTACTGCAAAAAGATCAG cTTAGAATTGAAAGAGATGCCGGACGAGTATTCAAGGGATGGAAAGAAGGAAAAATTTATTTCGCGCCCACATATAAATACTCAATAGATTCAGATGCTTATTCTGGAGAATCTGTAAAATCGAAAGAGAAGAGGAGAACTCCTGCATG GTGTGATCGAATACTATGGAATGGAAACGGAATTGAACAACTATCCTATGTGCGAGGGGAATCAAAGTTTTCTGATCACCGACCTGTATGTGCAGTATTTATGACAGAGGTGGTGGTTCTCGATGGAAGAGCATCAAGCAGCACATTATTTCATAATTCTCGTCCCAAAGTTGAAGAAGCTGTATCTCGCACTTGCAGCAATAGACTTGTTGAGTTGAATGAGAT CAGCACCTGGATGCACGCACACTGGGCATCAAAATTTCCAAGGCGCAAGAACATTGTTCACCATTTTCAGGATGCCTAA